One genomic window of Fusarium fujikuroi IMI 58289 draft genome, chromosome FFUJ_chr01 includes the following:
- a CDS encoding related to nicotinamide mononucleotide permease, whose translation MATMSSQHEAHADTSSAKTGGVEESQSELPICDWTEKAEVKLRRKIDFTILPMLMLGLFALQLDRGNVGYAMTTSFTEDLGINNDNVNTGNQLMLAAVVIFEIPFNMVLSKIGPALWLIIQILAWGTIATAQAAVHNKPGFYATRFLLGMWEAGYLAAALTILASFYTRKEMAMRATLVYVGNYCSAGVSGLLAGLIFRIPETSGLKKWQWLFIIDGLFTLAVGFVFILIMPRSTTNTLPLAGVKWFDLFTAEERDILAKRVIIDDPRKHVKLSGISPKTALRILLTSFPMWGHFGINVISITPKGGLVFYTPTIIKNLGFGASTASFLAAVSNFGVCILAILVSWVSDKTLYRGPLCLLCGVYSLVFSGVQFAVVGSSDVWMKYAILTLLGSGVAVSQSLNDAWFSINTEDPQVRCIGLALAVAGSNVGGLAGQNIFVKSDAPYYRNGFLKILCLYAASIVLVAGMIFYYWNDNRRMEKSGELEEAAGTEGSSGVKKRRVKNQL comes from the exons ATGGCTACCATGTCGTCCCAACATGAAGCCCATGCGGACACCTCTAGTGCGAAAACGGGAGGAGTAGAGGAGTCGCAGAGTGAACTACCTATCTGCGACTGGACTGAAAAGGCTGAAGTCAAGCTAAGAAGAAA AATTGATTTCACAATCTTACCAATGCTTATGCTCGGCCTTTTCGCCCTTCAGCTCGACAGAGGAAATGTCGGCTACGCCATGACAACCAGCTTCACCGAAGATCTCGGCATAAACAACGACAACGTCAACACCGGAAACCAGCTCATGCTCGCAGCCGTCGTGATCTTCGAAATACCCTTCAACATGGTGCTATCCAAAATCGGACCGGCGCTTTGGCTCATCATCCAGATTTTGGCGTGGGGAACAATCGCAACGGCGCAAGCAGCTGTGCATAACAAACCTGGGTTCTACGCCACGCGCTTCTTGCTGGGGATGTGGGAGGCTGGATACTTAGCTGCTGCACTGACGATTCTTGCGTCTTTTTATACGAGGAAGGAGATGGCGATGCGGGCTACGCTGGTGTATGTTGGGAATTACTGCTCTGCAGGTGTAAGCGGACTACTCGCGGGTCTGATCTTCAGAATACCGGAGACGAGTGGCTTGAAGAAATGGCAATGGCTTTTCATCATCGATGGTCTCTTCACGCTGGCCGTTGGCTTCGTTTTCATCTTAATCATGCCTCGCTCGACTACCAATACGCTGCCGCTGGCGGGCGTCAAGTGGTTCGACCTGTTCACAGCTGAGGAGAGGGATATCCTGGCCAAGCGCGTCATTATCGATGATCCACGAAAGCATGTAAAGCTCTCTGGCATCAGTCCCAAGACTGCACTACGCATCCTCTTGACCAGCTTCCCAATGTGGGGTCATTTCGGCATAAACGTCATTTCTATCACACCCAAAGGCGGGTTGGTTTTCTACACGCCCACgatcatcaagaacctcggtTTCGGGGCTTCTACTGCGAGTTTCCTGGCAGCCGTTAGTAACTTTGGCGTTTGCATCTTGGCCATACTTGTATCTTGGGTGAGCGACAAGACATTGTATCGAGGACCTCTCTGCTTACTTTGCGGCGTGTACTCACTCGTTTTCTCGGGTGTGCAATTCGCTGTTGTTGGGAGCTCCGACGTCTGGATGAAGTACGCTATACTCACACTTCTGGGTTCAGGAGTGGCAGTATCTCAGAGTCTCAACGATGCGTGGTTCAGCATCAACACCGAAGATCCGCAGGTCCGGTGCATCGGGCTTGCACTGGCTGTTGCGGGGTCGAACGTGGGAGGACTTGCTGGACAGAACATCTTTGTGAAAAGCGACGCGCCGTACTACCGAAACGGCTTTCTTAAGATTTTGTGCCTCTACGCGGCTAGTATTGTACTTGTTGCTGGGATGATATTTTACTACTGGAATGACAACAGGAGGATGGAAAAGTCtggagagcttgaggaggccGCGGGAACAGAAGGCTCTAGCGgagtcaagaagagaagagtgaaGAACCAGTTGTAG